Proteins from one Streptomyces sp. NBC_00390 genomic window:
- a CDS encoding 2Fe-2S iron-sulfur cluster-binding protein translates to MSNDDNTREFPEGFSDGFQYETGGWQPTPQGGEYDSEATAFLQLPPDGAFDAAPLEAPGHGYVPPMIMPLTPAAGTDPGTTGNWTTQWPEPEAGDPQATGQWNFPEERAPEHAAADATGQWSFPSAEADVAAPAAEQDHRYGTPAPAAGPGGAPASWTTLPGGATAPWAQQEQPEPAAVAEEPAGSPDAPAGSSDAAPSAADAGHAPVPVAADSASAEPTAEPTAEPTAEAAPVAPVTSSTGSDEHPSTSYVLRVNGTDRPVSDAWIGESLLYVLRERLGLAGAKDGCSQGECGACNVQVDGRLVASCLVPAATAAGSEVRTVEGLATDGEPSDVQRALAACGAVQCGFCIPGMAMTVHDLLEGNHAPTELETRQALCGNLCRCSGYRGVLDAVRDVVAERAAAAAAAAEPAEEARIPHQAPPGAGSVRPHPHDGGMA, encoded by the coding sequence GTGAGCAACGACGACAACACGCGGGAGTTCCCGGAGGGCTTCTCCGACGGCTTCCAGTACGAGACGGGCGGCTGGCAGCCGACCCCGCAGGGCGGCGAGTACGACAGCGAGGCCACGGCCTTCCTCCAGCTGCCGCCCGACGGCGCGTTCGACGCCGCACCGCTCGAGGCGCCGGGCCACGGCTACGTGCCGCCCATGATCATGCCGCTGACCCCGGCCGCCGGGACCGACCCGGGCACGACCGGCAACTGGACGACCCAGTGGCCGGAGCCCGAGGCCGGCGACCCGCAGGCCACCGGTCAGTGGAACTTCCCCGAGGAGCGGGCCCCGGAGCACGCTGCCGCGGACGCGACCGGTCAGTGGAGCTTCCCGTCGGCGGAGGCCGACGTAGCGGCACCGGCGGCCGAGCAGGACCACCGCTACGGCACACCCGCACCCGCGGCGGGCCCCGGCGGAGCGCCGGCCTCGTGGACGACCCTGCCGGGTGGTGCGACGGCGCCGTGGGCGCAGCAGGAGCAGCCCGAGCCGGCGGCCGTGGCCGAAGAGCCCGCCGGATCACCCGACGCCCCCGCCGGATCGTCCGACGCCGCGCCGTCCGCCGCCGACGCCGGGCACGCGCCCGTGCCCGTGGCGGCCGACTCGGCTTCCGCCGAACCCACGGCCGAACCCACGGCCGAACCCACGGCCGAAGCCGCGCCCGTTGCGCCCGTCACGTCCTCCACCGGGAGCGACGAGCACCCCTCCACCTCCTACGTCCTGCGGGTCAACGGCACCGACCGGCCCGTCTCCGACGCCTGGATCGGCGAGTCCCTGCTCTACGTGCTGCGCGAGCGCCTCGGCCTCGCCGGCGCCAAGGACGGCTGCTCGCAGGGCGAGTGCGGCGCGTGCAACGTCCAGGTCGACGGCAGGCTCGTCGCGTCCTGCCTGGTGCCCGCGGCGACCGCGGCCGGCTCCGAGGTGCGCACGGTCGAAGGCCTCGCCACCGACGGTGAACCGTCCGACGTCCAGCGCGCCCTCGCCGCCTGCGGCGCCGTCCAGTGCGGCTTCTGCATCCCGGGCATGGCCATGACCGTCCACGACCTCCTGGAGGGCAACCACGCCCCCACCGAGCTCGAGACCCGTCAGGCACTGTGCGGAAACCTGTGCCGCTGCTCCGGCTACCGGGGTGTGCTCGACGCCGTGCGCGACGTGGTCGCCGAGCGCGCGGCCGCCGCCGCGGCCGCAGCGGAACCGGCCGAGGAAGCCCGCATCCCGCACCAGGCACCGCCCGGCGCCGGTAGTGTGCGGCCCCACCCGCACGACGGAGGCATGGCGTGA
- a CDS encoding beta-N-acetylhexosaminidase has product MSNHPPAPTPAVGLIPAPARLSDSLPGGGMGHVIDAETEIQAGPGTERVAQWLRATVGAATGYPLPPHTDNWNRILLRMIPSLAEELGGPEAYRFTADGCAVAIDGASEAGVFRGAQTFRQLLGPDAFRRAPVVRKEEWEVPAVTIHDAPRFAWRGLMLDVSRHFMPKDDVLRHLDLMAAHKLNVLHLHLTDDQGWRIEIKRYPRLTEVGAWRARTKYGHRASPLWDEKPHGGHYTQDDIREIVAYAAERHITVVPEIDIPGHSQAAIAAYPELGNTDVIDTTSLTVWDTWGVSKNVLAPTDSTLRFYEGVLEEVLDLFPSTFVHIGGDECAKDQWKASPAVQARIKELGLADEDELQSWFVRHFDRWLTGRGRRLIGWDEILQGGLAPGAAVSSWRGYRGGIDAATAGHDVVMCPEQHVYLDYRQAAGDDEPMPIAYVRTLEDVYRFEPVPPSLAPEAAAHVLGTQANVWTEVMQDRSRVDYQVFPRLAAFAEVAWSRLPAPAERDFADFERRMTVHYARLDALGVDYRPPGGPLPWQRRPAPAGMTGSLGRPIEGAPPIV; this is encoded by the coding sequence ATGAGCAACCATCCCCCTGCCCCCACACCGGCGGTGGGACTGATCCCGGCCCCGGCGCGGCTGTCCGACTCGCTGCCCGGCGGCGGGATGGGACACGTCATCGACGCGGAGACCGAGATCCAGGCGGGCCCCGGCACCGAGCGGGTCGCGCAGTGGCTGCGCGCCACCGTCGGTGCGGCCACCGGATACCCGCTTCCGCCGCACACGGACAACTGGAACCGCATCCTGCTGCGGATGATCCCCTCGCTCGCCGAGGAGCTCGGCGGCCCGGAGGCGTACCGCTTCACCGCCGACGGCTGTGCCGTCGCCATCGACGGGGCGAGCGAGGCGGGTGTGTTCCGGGGTGCCCAGACCTTCCGTCAGCTGCTCGGTCCGGACGCCTTCCGCCGGGCTCCCGTCGTGAGGAAGGAGGAGTGGGAAGTCCCCGCCGTCACCATCCATGACGCCCCCCGCTTCGCCTGGCGCGGCCTCATGCTCGACGTGTCACGGCATTTCATGCCCAAGGACGATGTCCTGCGTCATCTCGATCTGATGGCCGCCCACAAGCTCAACGTCCTCCATCTCCATCTCACCGACGACCAGGGCTGGCGGATCGAGATCAAGCGCTACCCGAGGCTCACCGAGGTCGGCGCCTGGCGGGCCCGCACCAAGTACGGGCACCGGGCTTCGCCGCTGTGGGACGAGAAGCCGCACGGCGGTCACTACACCCAGGACGACATCCGTGAGATCGTCGCGTACGCCGCCGAGCGGCATATCACCGTCGTCCCCGAGATCGACATCCCCGGCCATTCGCAGGCGGCCATCGCCGCATATCCGGAACTGGGCAACACCGACGTCATCGACACAACCTCCCTGACGGTCTGGGACACCTGGGGCGTCAGCAAGAACGTACTGGCCCCCACCGACAGCACCCTGCGCTTCTACGAGGGAGTGCTGGAGGAGGTCCTCGACCTCTTCCCGTCCACCTTCGTCCACATCGGCGGCGACGAGTGCGCCAAGGACCAGTGGAAGGCGTCACCGGCCGTCCAGGCCCGGATCAAGGAGCTCGGTCTGGCGGACGAGGACGAGCTGCAGTCGTGGTTCGTCCGGCACTTCGACCGCTGGCTCACCGGCCGCGGCCGGCGGCTCATCGGCTGGGACGAGATCCTTCAGGGCGGTCTCGCGCCCGGCGCCGCCGTCTCCTCCTGGCGCGGCTACCGGGGCGGCATCGATGCGGCCACCGCCGGCCATGACGTCGTCATGTGCCCCGAGCAGCACGTGTACTTGGACTACCGCCAGGCCGCCGGGGACGACGAGCCCATGCCCATCGCCTATGTCCGCACCCTCGAGGACGTCTACCGCTTCGAGCCGGTACCCCCGTCCCTCGCGCCCGAGGCGGCCGCGCATGTGCTCGGCACGCAGGCCAATGTCTGGACCGAGGTGATGCAGGACCGCTCCCGCGTCGACTACCAGGTCTTCCCGCGTCTGGCCGCCTTCGCGGAGGTCGCCTGGTCCCGGCTGCCCGCACCCGCCGAACGCGACTTCGCGGACTTCGAGCGGCGAATGACCGTCCACTACGCCCGCCTTGACGCGCTCGGTGTCGACTACCGGCCGCCCGGCGGCCCGTTGCCGTGGCAGCGGCGCCCTGCCCCCGCAGGAATGACGGGGAGCCTCGGACGTCCGATCGAGGGCGCGCCCCCGATCGTGTGA
- a CDS encoding extracellular solute-binding protein — MKLIARIASPVAALALAALTGVACAPQTSDTGAKQDDKSGTLRVWLFQEVNNRPKEQVVDAAVTAFEKAHKGAKAEVEYIPVETRAQRIKAAFNDPKSAPDLIEYGNTDTAGYVKDGGLADIGAEFDAWDEAKDTDPTARQSVTVGTKVYGAPLFVGVRALYYRTDVFKDLGIEPPRTQAELITTAKRIHRAKPGMYGLAVGGAYTYGAMPFIWANGGELAEESGGSYTAAIDSPAAQKGITSYASLFGDDNCPADKCASMGGNATVTAFASGKAAMAIGGDFSHQAVEAGTVKGAYAVVPLPGLKEGEIAPAFAGGNNLGVLKSSSHRTLAVDLMKRLAGKETQARLFDAMGFLPTYTDVRAEAAQKEPFVKPFIETLGAGAKFVPASPAWGQIDASLVLPTMFQEVVSGKKDVATASAEAAKKMDAAFADAG; from the coding sequence ATGAAGCTCATCGCCCGGATCGCCTCCCCCGTCGCGGCCCTTGCGCTGGCGGCCCTCACCGGGGTGGCCTGCGCCCCTCAGACCTCCGACACCGGCGCCAAGCAGGACGACAAGAGCGGCACACTGCGGGTCTGGCTCTTCCAGGAGGTCAACAACCGGCCGAAGGAACAGGTCGTCGACGCCGCCGTGACCGCCTTCGAGAAGGCGCACAAGGGCGCGAAGGCGGAGGTCGAGTACATCCCCGTCGAGACCCGTGCCCAGCGGATCAAGGCCGCCTTCAACGACCCGAAGAGCGCCCCGGATCTGATCGAGTACGGCAACACCGACACCGCCGGGTACGTCAAGGACGGCGGACTCGCGGACATCGGCGCCGAGTTCGACGCCTGGGACGAGGCCAAGGACACCGACCCGACCGCCCGGCAGTCGGTCACCGTCGGCACCAAGGTCTACGGAGCGCCCCTGTTCGTCGGCGTCCGCGCGCTCTACTACCGCACAGACGTCTTCAAGGACCTGGGGATCGAGCCGCCCAGGACCCAGGCCGAACTGATCACCACCGCAAAGAGGATCCACAGGGCGAAGCCCGGAATGTACGGGCTCGCGGTCGGCGGCGCGTACACCTACGGTGCGATGCCCTTCATCTGGGCCAACGGCGGCGAACTGGCCGAGGAGAGCGGCGGCTCCTACACCGCGGCCATCGACAGTCCGGCCGCGCAGAAGGGCATCACCTCGTACGCCTCCCTCTTCGGTGACGACAACTGCCCGGCCGACAAGTGCGCCTCCATGGGCGGCAACGCCACCGTCACCGCCTTCGCCTCCGGCAAGGCCGCCATGGCGATCGGCGGCGACTTCAGCCACCAGGCGGTCGAGGCCGGCACGGTGAAGGGCGCGTACGCCGTCGTGCCGCTGCCGGGCCTGAAGGAGGGCGAGATCGCCCCGGCCTTCGCCGGCGGCAACAACCTCGGTGTCCTCAAGAGCAGTTCGCACCGGACGCTGGCCGTCGACCTGATGAAGCGGCTCGCGGGCAAGGAGACCCAGGCCAGGCTGTTCGACGCGATGGGGTTTCTGCCCACGTACACCGACGTACGGGCCGAGGCGGCGCAGAAGGAGCCGTTCGTGAAGCCCTTCATCGAGACTCTGGGCGCGGGCGCCAAGTTCGTTCCGGCCTCCCCGGCCTGGGGGCAGATCGACGCCTCGCTCGTCCTGCCGACCATGTTCCAGGAGGTCGTCAGCGGCAAGAAGGACGTGGCGACGGCCTCCGCCGAGGCCGCGAAGAAGATGGACGCCGCGTTCGCGGACGCGGGCTGA
- a CDS encoding FAD binding domain-containing protein: protein MTTHAPQTAQSVTLPASLDEAVAALTAMPAAVPVAGGTDLMAAVNKGRLRPAGLVGLGRISEIRGWRYQDGHALLGAGLTHARMGRPDFAALIPALAASARAAGPPQIRNAGTLGGNIAGAAPTGDTLPVLAALEADLVIAGPGGERREIPVSHLLAGRELLGPAELIGFVRVPLLHAPQVFLKATGRTGPGRASASVAVVLDPARRGVRCAVGAIAPMPLRPLEAERWIASLIDWDGERGLAGEALAAFGEYVAAACIPDPAPAAPGEEQEVLPPAVLHLRRTVAALARRALGRALS from the coding sequence GTGACCACGCACGCACCGCAGACGGCACAGTCGGTGACGCTGCCGGCCTCGCTCGACGAGGCCGTGGCGGCGCTCACCGCCATGCCCGCAGCCGTCCCGGTCGCCGGCGGTACCGACCTCATGGCGGCGGTCAACAAGGGCCGGCTCCGTCCCGCCGGCCTCGTCGGCCTCGGCCGCATCAGCGAGATCCGCGGCTGGCGCTACCAGGACGGACACGCCCTGCTCGGTGCGGGCCTCACCCACGCCCGGATGGGCCGCCCGGACTTCGCCGCCCTCATCCCGGCGCTCGCCGCGTCCGCGCGTGCGGCCGGCCCGCCCCAGATCCGCAACGCGGGCACCCTCGGCGGCAACATCGCCGGAGCCGCGCCCACCGGTGACACCCTGCCCGTCCTGGCCGCCCTCGAGGCGGACCTGGTGATCGCGGGCCCGGGCGGCGAACGCCGTGAGATCCCTGTCTCCCACCTGCTGGCCGGCCGGGAGCTGCTCGGCCCGGCCGAGCTCATCGGCTTCGTACGCGTACCTCTGCTGCACGCCCCGCAGGTCTTCCTGAAGGCCACCGGCCGGACCGGCCCCGGCCGCGCCAGCGCATCCGTCGCCGTCGTGCTCGACCCGGCGCGGCGCGGTGTGCGCTGTGCCGTGGGCGCCATCGCACCGATGCCGCTGCGGCCGCTGGAGGCCGAGCGCTGGATCGCGTCGCTGATCGACTGGGACGGCGAGCGCGGGCTCGCGGGCGAGGCGCTGGCGGCGTTCGGCGAATACGTCGCCGCCGCGTGCATCCCCGACCCGGCGCCGGCCGCGCCGGGGGAGGAGCAGGAGGTGCTGCCGCCGGCCGTACTGCATCTGCGGCGCACCGTCGCCGCGCTGGCCCGACGGGCACTGGGGAGGGCGCTGTCGTGA
- a CDS encoding DUF3039 domain-containing protein: MSTLEPERGTGTGILVEPTPQVSHGDGDHERFAHYVQKDKIMASALDGTPVVALCGKVWVPGRDPKKYPVCPMCKEIYDSMGSGGDKGDKGGKDKK, encoded by the coding sequence ATGAGCACTCTTGAGCCCGAGCGCGGGACAGGCACCGGGATCCTCGTAGAACCGACGCCGCAGGTGTCGCACGGCGACGGCGACCACGAGCGCTTCGCCCATTACGTCCAGAAGGACAAGATCATGGCGAGTGCCCTCGACGGCACTCCCGTGGTGGCCCTGTGCGGGAAGGTCTGGGTTCCCGGACGCGACCCCAAGAAGTACCCGGTCTGCCCGATGTGCAAGGAGATCTACGACTCCATGGGCTCCGGCGGCGACAAGGGTGACAAGGGCGGCAAGGACAAGAAGTAG
- a CDS encoding carbohydrate ABC transporter permease, which translates to MTHNATAAEPAAVPARSAAARTSQAPRSRRSDAWTPWLYLAPALVVLAALLVYPIYQLGLISVLEYTQAQVSGGEPTTFQGLGNYRTLFADGQFRQVLLATVLFATACVLATLAAGCALAVLLTRIRAVPRLALMLAALGAWATPAITGSTVWVFLFDPDFGPVNRVLGLGDFSWTYGRYSAFALVLLEVVWCSFPFVMVTVYAGIRAIPGEVLEAASLDGASQWRIWRSVMAPMLRPILVVVTIQSVIWDFKVFTQIYVMTNGGGIAGQNLVLNVYAYQKAFASSQYSLGAAIGVVMLLILLAVTLVHLRLLRHQGEEL; encoded by the coding sequence ATGACGCACAACGCCACCGCGGCCGAGCCGGCCGCGGTCCCCGCCAGGTCCGCGGCGGCCCGCACGTCCCAAGCCCCGCGGTCGCGGCGCTCCGACGCCTGGACGCCCTGGCTGTATCTCGCACCCGCGCTGGTGGTGCTCGCCGCACTGCTCGTCTACCCGATCTACCAACTCGGCCTGATCTCCGTCCTGGAGTACACCCAGGCCCAGGTCAGCGGAGGCGAACCCACCACCTTCCAGGGCCTCGGCAACTACCGGACCCTTTTCGCGGACGGCCAGTTCCGGCAGGTGCTGCTGGCGACCGTGCTCTTCGCGACCGCCTGCGTCCTCGCCACCCTCGCGGCCGGCTGCGCACTGGCAGTCCTGCTCACACGGATACGGGCCGTGCCGCGCCTCGCGCTGATGCTGGCCGCGCTCGGCGCCTGGGCCACCCCGGCCATCACCGGCTCCACCGTCTGGGTCTTCCTCTTCGACCCGGACTTCGGGCCGGTCAACCGGGTGCTGGGACTGGGCGACTTCTCCTGGACGTACGGGCGCTACAGCGCCTTCGCGCTCGTCCTCCTCGAGGTCGTCTGGTGCTCGTTCCCCTTTGTGATGGTGACCGTGTACGCGGGCATCAGGGCGATACCCGGGGAGGTGCTGGAGGCGGCATCCCTGGACGGTGCCTCGCAGTGGCGCATCTGGCGTTCCGTCATGGCGCCGATGCTCCGTCCCATTCTGGTCGTCGTCACCATTCAGTCGGTCATCTGGGACTTCAAGGTCTTCACGCAGATCTATGTGATGACGAACGGCGGAGGAATCGCCGGACAGAACCTCGTGCTCAATGTCTACGCCTACCAAAAGGCCTTCGCGTCCTCGCAGTACAGCCTGGGGGCGGCCATCGGCGTCGTCATGCTGCTGATTCTGCTGGCGGTCACCTTGGTCCATCTGCGGCTGCTTCGCCACCAAGGGGAGGAATTGTGA
- a CDS encoding carbohydrate ABC transporter permease, translated as MSAFSARVRVRRPWRLAAEATALIVAATVVFPLYWMVLSAFRPAGEIQSTAPRPWTLSPSLDSFRRVFEQQEFGRYFLNSLFVAGAVVIASALIAFLAATAVTRFRFRFRTTLLIMFLVAQMVPIEALTIPLFFLMRDFGQLNTLGALILPHIAFSLPFAIWMLRGFVKAVPDALEEAARMDGASRTRFLWQILFPLVFPGLVATSVFSFISTWNDFLFAKSFIISDTSQSTLPMALLVFFKPDENDWGGIMAASTVMTVPVLVFFVLVQRRLVSGLGGAVKD; from the coding sequence GTGAGCGCGTTCTCCGCTCGTGTCCGCGTGCGCCGGCCGTGGCGTCTCGCCGCGGAGGCGACCGCCCTGATCGTCGCGGCCACCGTCGTCTTCCCGCTCTACTGGATGGTGCTTTCCGCCTTCAGACCGGCGGGCGAGATCCAGTCCACCGCACCCCGGCCATGGACGCTTTCACCGTCCCTCGACTCGTTCCGCCGCGTCTTCGAGCAGCAGGAATTCGGCCGCTACTTCCTCAACAGCCTCTTCGTGGCCGGAGCGGTCGTCATCGCCTCCGCCCTGATCGCGTTTCTCGCGGCGACGGCCGTGACCCGCTTCCGTTTCCGGTTCCGCACCACGCTTCTGATCATGTTCCTGGTCGCGCAGATGGTGCCGATCGAGGCGCTGACCATCCCACTCTTCTTCCTGATGCGGGACTTCGGACAGCTCAACACCCTCGGCGCGCTGATCCTTCCGCACATCGCCTTCTCGCTGCCGTTCGCGATCTGGATGCTGCGCGGCTTCGTCAAGGCGGTCCCTGACGCGCTGGAGGAGGCCGCTCGCATGGACGGCGCGAGCCGTACGCGCTTCCTCTGGCAGATTCTGTTCCCGCTGGTCTTCCCGGGGCTGGTGGCGACGAGCGTCTTCTCGTTCATCTCCACGTGGAACGACTTCCTGTTCGCGAAGTCCTTCATCATCAGCGACACCTCGCAGTCCACCCTTCCGATGGCGCTGCTGGTCTTCTTCAAGCCGGACGAGAACGACTGGGGTGGCATCATGGCGGCGTCGACCGTGATGACTGTTCCTGTGCTCGTCTTCTTCGTACTCGTACAGCGACGTCTGGTCTCGGGGCTGGGCGGAGCGGTGAAGGACTGA
- a CDS encoding xanthine dehydrogenase family protein molybdopterin-binding subunit — translation MSNDAATTAPPATADGQEPAPPVHGLGASLPPADTRAKTEGTFPYAADLWAEGLLWAALLRSPHPHARILSIDTSAAEQMPGVRAVITHEDIPGDGAYGRRIADRPVFASDIVRHHGEAIAAVAADHPDTARLAAAAIAVEYEVLDPVTDPEKAFEAEPLHPDGNLIRHIPLRYGDAEATGEVIVDGLYRIGRQDPAPIGAEAGLAVPRPDGGVELYCASTDPHTDRDLAAACFGLEPERVKVVVTGVPGATGDREDPGFQLPLGLLALKTGCPVKLTATREESFLGHAHRHPTLLRYRHHADAEGRLVKVEAQLLLDAGAYADASSESLAAAVAFACGPYVVPHAVIEGWAVRTNNPPSGHVRGEGAMQVCAAYEAQMDKLAAKLGVDPTEIRLRNVLATGDILPTGQTVTCPAPVAELLQAVRDFPLPSLPKDTPENDWLLPGGPEGAGEPGAVRRGVGYALGMVHMLGAEGTDEVSTATVKVQDGRATVICAAVETGSGFTTLARQIVQETLGIDEVHVASVDTDQPPAGPAAHGRHTWVSGGAVERAAKMVRTQLLQPLAHKFGMSTELLQITDGKITSYDGVLSTTVTEAMDGKELWATAQCRPHPTEPLDGAGQGDAFVGLAFCAIRAVVDVDIELGSVRVVEMAVAQDVGRVLNPAQLATRIEAGITQGVGAALTENLRTARGLIRHPDLTGYALPTSLDAPDIRIVKLIEERDVVAPFGAKPASAAPVVTSPAAVASAVRAATGRPINRLPIRPQTAVAAPHA, via the coding sequence GTGAGCAACGACGCGGCCACCACTGCGCCCCCCGCGACGGCCGACGGCCAGGAGCCGGCCCCGCCCGTACACGGCCTCGGCGCCTCCCTCCCCCCGGCCGACACCCGCGCCAAGACGGAGGGCACCTTTCCGTACGCCGCCGACCTGTGGGCCGAGGGCCTGCTGTGGGCGGCGCTGCTGCGCTCGCCGCACCCGCACGCCCGGATCCTCTCGATCGACACCTCCGCCGCCGAGCAGATGCCGGGCGTACGCGCGGTGATCACGCACGAGGACATCCCCGGGGACGGCGCCTACGGCAGGCGGATCGCCGACCGGCCCGTCTTCGCCTCGGACATCGTCCGCCATCACGGCGAGGCGATCGCCGCGGTCGCGGCCGACCACCCCGACACCGCACGTCTGGCCGCGGCGGCGATCGCGGTCGAGTACGAGGTACTCGATCCGGTCACCGACCCGGAGAAGGCCTTCGAGGCAGAGCCGCTGCATCCCGACGGCAACCTCATCCGCCACATCCCGCTGCGCTACGGCGACGCGGAGGCGACCGGCGAGGTGATCGTCGACGGCCTGTACCGCATCGGCCGCCAGGACCCGGCGCCCATCGGCGCCGAGGCCGGACTCGCCGTACCGCGCCCCGACGGCGGCGTCGAGCTGTACTGCGCCTCGACCGATCCGCACACCGACCGTGATCTGGCGGCGGCCTGCTTCGGCCTCGAGCCCGAGCGGGTCAAGGTCGTGGTCACGGGCGTGCCCGGCGCGACCGGCGACCGCGAGGACCCCGGCTTCCAGCTCCCGCTCGGACTGCTGGCGCTGAAGACCGGCTGCCCCGTCAAACTCACCGCTACGCGCGAGGAGTCGTTCCTCGGCCACGCCCACCGCCACCCGACGCTGCTGCGCTACCGTCACCACGCGGACGCGGAGGGCCGGCTGGTCAAGGTCGAGGCCCAGCTGCTGCTCGACGCGGGCGCGTACGCCGACGCCTCGTCCGAGTCGCTGGCCGCCGCGGTCGCCTTCGCCTGCGGCCCGTACGTGGTCCCGCATGCGGTCATCGAGGGCTGGGCGGTCCGCACGAACAACCCGCCCTCGGGCCATGTCCGCGGCGAGGGCGCGATGCAGGTCTGCGCGGCGTACGAGGCCCAGATGGACAAACTGGCCGCGAAACTGGGCGTGGATCCCACCGAAATCCGCCTGCGCAACGTGCTGGCCACCGGTGACATCCTGCCCACCGGCCAGACAGTGACGTGCCCGGCACCCGTCGCGGAACTCCTCCAGGCCGTACGTGACTTCCCCCTCCCCTCCCTCCCCAAGGACACCCCGGAGAACGACTGGCTCCTCCCGGGCGGCCCCGAAGGCGCGGGCGAGCCGGGCGCGGTGCGCCGCGGCGTCGGATACGCGCTGGGCATGGTCCACATGCTCGGGGCCGAGGGCACCGACGAGGTATCCACGGCGACGGTCAAGGTGCAGGACGGCAGAGCGACCGTCATCTGCGCGGCGGTGGAGACCGGTTCGGGCTTCACCACCCTCGCCCGCCAGATCGTCCAGGAGACGCTCGGCATCGACGAGGTACATGTCGCCTCGGTCGACACCGACCAGCCTCCGGCCGGCCCCGCGGCCCACGGCCGTCACACCTGGGTCTCGGGCGGCGCGGTCGAGCGCGCGGCGAAGATGGTCCGCACACAGCTGCTGCAACCCCTGGCCCACAAGTTCGGCATGTCCACCGAGCTGCTCCAGATCACGGACGGCAAGATCACGTCGTACGACGGCGTGCTGTCGACGACGGTCACGGAAGCGATGGACGGCAAGGAACTCTGGGCCACGGCCCAGTGCCGCCCCCACCCCACCGAGCCCCTCGACGGGGCGGGCCAGGGCGACGCGTTCGTGGGCCTGGCCTTCTGCGCGATCCGCGCGGTGGTCGACGTCGACATCGAACTGGGCTCGGTCCGTGTGGTCGAGATGGCCGTGGCCCAGGACGTGGGCCGCGTCCTCAATCCGGCCCAGCTGGCCACCCGTATCGAGGCGGGCATCACCCAGGGAGTCGGCGCGGCTCTCACGGAGAACCTCCGCACGGCCCGCGGCCTGATCCGCCACCCGGACCTGACGGGCTACGCCCTCCCGACATCCCTGGACGCCCCGGACATCCGCATCGTGAAACTGATCGAGGAACGGGACGTGGTCGCCCCCTTCGGCGCCAAGCCGGCGAGCGCGGCACCGGTGGTGACCTCCCCGGCAGCGGTGGCTTCAGCGGTGCGCGCCGCGACGGGCCGCCCCATCAACCGGCTTCCGATAAGGCCGCAGACGGCGGTGGCCGCTCCCCACGCCTAG
- a CDS encoding YqgE/AlgH family protein, translating into MTEVSSLTGRLLVATPALADPNFDRAVVLLLDHDDEGSLGVVLNRPTPVGVGDILEPWAGLAGEPGVVFQGGPVSLDSALGVAVIPGDEGPLGWRRVYGAIGLVDLEAPPELLGAALGSLRIFAGYAGWGPGQLEDELTDGAWYVVESEPGDVSSPNPESLWRAVLRRQRSELAMFATYPDDPSLN; encoded by the coding sequence ATGACCGAGGTGTCCTCGCTCACAGGACGGCTGCTCGTCGCCACACCCGCCCTCGCGGACCCGAACTTCGACCGCGCGGTGGTGCTGCTGCTCGACCACGACGACGAGGGCTCCCTCGGCGTGGTTCTGAACAGGCCCACCCCGGTGGGCGTGGGCGACATCCTGGAGCCGTGGGCCGGGCTCGCCGGTGAGCCGGGTGTGGTTTTCCAGGGGGGCCCGGTCTCCCTCGATTCGGCGCTCGGCGTCGCGGTCATACCCGGCGACGAGGGGCCGCTCGGCTGGCGGCGGGTGTACGGCGCGATCGGCCTGGTGGACCTGGAGGCGCCGCCGGAGCTGCTCGGGGCGGCCCTCGGCTCCCTGCGGATCTTCGCCGGGTACGCGGGCTGGGGCCCGGGCCAGCTGGAGGACGAGCTGACCGACGGCGCCTGGTACGTCGTCGAGTCGGAGCCCGGCGATGTCTCGTCCCCGAACCCGGAGAGCCTGTGGCGTGCGGTGCTGCGGCGCCAGCGCAGTGAACTGGCCATGTTCGCGACGTATCCGGACGACCCGAGTCTGAACTGA